In the Pseudanabaena sp. PCC 7367 genome, one interval contains:
- the ggpS gene encoding glucosylglycerol-phosphate synthase, which produces MKSSLVILYHRQPYDEVINEHGMVQFREKKSPNGIVPTLKSFFASVDRGTWIAWKEVTQEQKSGFEERVVVEPDANYSVRRLPLTAEQVKHFYHITSKEAFWPILHSFPYHFTSESSDWENFKIINFLFASAACEEAADDAVIWVHDYNLWLAPLFIRQQKPDARIAFFHHTPFPAPDIFNILPWRESIIDSLLCCDICGFHIPRYAENFVATARSLREIEILKREPVPAYMSKRGMALSEPEVTLQIKHQDQVVNVDSVPVGTNPQQIFTRLQQQEAQEQIERIKQDYDGQKLIISAGRIDYVKGNRELLECYERLLDRRPDLHSKVSLILICASPAQGMQIYKTAQEQIEQLVGKINGRFNQLDWSPIKLFTKPVPFAELVCLFKVADICWTTPLRDGLNLVCKEYVVAHEGQDGVLILSEFVGAAVELPDALLTNTYSTDNMDQTLEIALSMPVAEQQARMTKMYDTVTKYDVKHWADHLFDMFKQIMPEIQACSLPGSGSGHDEKEAILS; this is translated from the coding sequence ATGAAGTCCTCATTGGTAATTCTCTACCATCGGCAACCCTATGACGAAGTGATCAATGAGCATGGCATGGTGCAGTTCCGGGAAAAGAAAAGTCCCAATGGGATTGTGCCTACACTCAAAAGTTTCTTTGCCAGCGTCGATCGCGGTACCTGGATCGCCTGGAAGGAGGTGACCCAAGAACAAAAAAGCGGCTTTGAAGAGCGAGTAGTGGTTGAGCCAGATGCTAACTATAGTGTGAGGCGATTGCCACTCACAGCCGAGCAAGTGAAGCATTTTTATCACATTACGTCTAAAGAAGCCTTCTGGCCAATCTTGCACTCCTTTCCCTATCACTTTACATCTGAGTCATCGGATTGGGAAAATTTCAAGATTATTAACTTCCTATTTGCTAGTGCCGCCTGCGAGGAAGCTGCTGATGATGCGGTGATCTGGGTACATGACTACAATTTGTGGTTAGCGCCGCTCTTTATTAGGCAGCAAAAGCCCGATGCCAGGATCGCCTTTTTCCATCACACCCCCTTCCCTGCACCGGATATTTTCAATATTTTGCCCTGGCGAGAATCGATCATTGATAGTCTCCTCTGCTGTGATATCTGTGGTTTCCATATACCTCGCTATGCGGAAAACTTTGTTGCCACGGCTCGCAGTCTCAGAGAAATTGAAATATTGAAGCGCGAGCCAGTACCTGCATATATGAGCAAGCGGGGGATGGCTTTGTCAGAGCCAGAAGTAACCTTGCAAATTAAGCATCAAGATCAGGTTGTGAACGTGGACTCGGTGCCAGTGGGGACTAATCCGCAGCAAATTTTCACCCGCCTTCAACAGCAAGAAGCCCAGGAGCAAATTGAACGGATCAAGCAAGATTATGATGGTCAAAAATTGATTATTTCTGCCGGTCGGATTGATTATGTTAAGGGCAATCGGGAGTTACTAGAATGCTACGAGCGCCTATTAGATCGCCGCCCTGATCTGCACTCAAAGGTTTCTTTAATTCTGATTTGTGCTAGCCCAGCCCAGGGGATGCAGATTTATAAAACAGCGCAAGAGCAGATTGAACAACTGGTTGGTAAGATCAATGGCCGCTTTAACCAGCTCGATTGGAGCCCGATCAAGCTCTTTACCAAGCCAGTACCGTTTGCAGAGTTAGTCTGTTTATTTAAGGTGGCAGACATCTGCTGGACTACGCCGCTGCGTGATGGTTTGAATCTGGTCTGCAAGGAATATGTGGTAGCCCACGAAGGACAAGATGGGGTGTTAATTCTGTCTGAGTTTGTCGGTGCAGCGGTTGAGCTACCCGATGCCCTGCTCACCAATACCTATTCCACCGATAACATGGATCAAACCCTCGAAATTGCGCTATCAATGCCAGTAGCAGAGCAACAGGCACGGATGACCAAGATGTACGACACTGTCACCAAATATGATGTGAAGCATTGGGCCGATCATTTGTTTGACATGTTCAAGCAAATTATGCCCGAGATCCAGGCTTGTTCATTACCTGGCTCTGGATCTGGACATGATGAAAAAGAAGCAATTCTCTCGTAA
- a CDS encoding HAD-IIB family hydrolase codes for MNSDYSLILATDLDGTFLGGSAEQKAEFYQYVQSNRDRILLVFVTGRDLDFIDGLCQDPSFPAPDYIIGDVGTTIVNWPSRQPLDAVQDWVANTWGQANDRVKEMMANEPGIELQPVMGPYRVSYFYKPDQLQQSTVQKVIDAGFDCILSADLYLDVMPKGISKGPTLLRFIEALSLSAEDVIPAGDTLNDLSLFETGLKGIAVGNAEPKLVDRIKDMENVYHSSHPGVAGIWDGLKTYGKH; via the coding sequence ATGAACTCTGACTATTCCCTAATTCTCGCTACAGACCTAGATGGTACTTTCTTAGGTGGTTCGGCTGAACAGAAAGCTGAATTTTACCAATATGTGCAGTCCAACCGCGATCGGATATTACTGGTATTTGTAACGGGTCGTGACCTCGATTTTATTGATGGCCTGTGCCAAGACCCAAGTTTTCCAGCGCCTGACTACATTATTGGCGATGTTGGCACCACGATCGTAAATTGGCCAAGTCGCCAGCCCCTTGATGCGGTGCAAGACTGGGTCGCTAATACCTGGGGTCAGGCTAACGATCGAGTTAAAGAAATGATGGCGAATGAGCCTGGGATTGAGTTGCAACCAGTAATGGGGCCATATCGAGTTTCTTACTTTTACAAGCCCGACCAATTGCAACAAAGTACAGTCCAGAAAGTGATTGATGCTGGATTTGATTGCATTCTGTCGGCTGACCTGTACCTGGATGTAATGCCCAAGGGAATTTCCAAAGGGCCCACCCTACTCAGGTTTATTGAAGCTTTGTCTCTGAGTGCTGAAGATGTAATTCCCGCTGGCGATACCCTCAATGATTTGTCGCTGTTTGAAACTGGCCTAAAGGGGATCGCGGTAGGTAATGCTGAACCCAAGCTAGTCGATCGAATTAAGGATATGGAGAATGTCTATCATAGCTCTCATCCTGGTGTGGCGGGGATTTGGGATGGTTTGAAAACCTACGGCAAACATTAG
- a CDS encoding DUF1830 domain-containing protein — MVNKCHETLDCSYTNVHKSLQIVRISSPASSYFEKTVYPGQTVDFTAHADAFLEIYNADLTSTLRVDTLSCLELAKTFQPVNRFLNTDRKVEKLADRQVLLPSVG, encoded by the coding sequence ATGGTTAACAAATGTCATGAAACGTTAGATTGCAGCTATACCAACGTACACAAAAGTTTACAGATAGTTCGCATCTCTTCACCTGCATCTTCATATTTTGAAAAAACAGTTTACCCTGGCCAAACTGTAGATTTTACCGCTCATGCTGATGCCTTCCTGGAAATCTACAATGCTGATTTAACCAGCACGTTAAGGGTGGATACGCTTTCCTGCTTGGAGCTAGCAAAAACTTTTCAGCCAGTTAATAGATTTCTAAACACAGATAGGAAAGTTGAAAAGCTTGCCGATCGCCAGGTATTGCTCCCCTCAGTCGGTTAA
- a CDS encoding NAD(P)H-dependent glycerol-3-phosphate dehydrogenase — MVSNLTQSLATSQEKASKNDQAQSIAGDGNNNSIAQKQITIIGAGAWGSALADLAQHNNHKVKLWSRSSEETLAEAIADAEVILSAISMKGVAETVDKLKAIGIPAQTIIITATKGLDPATTRTPSKIWQAAFPDHPVVVLSGPNLSKEIEQGLPAATVVAGIDAVATETAQVIFASDRFRVYTSNDPIGTELGGTLKNVIAIATGVCDGLNLGTNAKSALITRALPEIIRIGSQLGAQPETFFGLSGMGDLLATCSSPLSRNYRVGFGLAQGKSLEQILAEIKSTAEGVNTAKVLVHLANNERIPIPISRQVYRLLKGKITPQEAVETLMERDLKPEFCDLFEEE, encoded by the coding sequence ATGGTAAGTAACCTGACTCAATCACTAGCTACCTCCCAGGAGAAGGCTAGCAAAAATGATCAAGCTCAGTCGATTGCTGGAGACGGCAATAATAACTCGATTGCCCAAAAGCAGATCACGATTATCGGCGCAGGGGCATGGGGGAGTGCGCTGGCAGATCTGGCTCAACATAATAATCACAAAGTAAAACTGTGGTCACGCAGCAGTGAAGAAACTTTGGCAGAGGCGATCGCAGATGCGGAAGTGATCCTGTCGGCGATCTCGATGAAAGGGGTAGCTGAAACTGTTGATAAACTCAAAGCGATCGGCATCCCCGCCCAAACAATTATTATTACGGCCACCAAGGGTCTAGATCCGGCTACTACCCGTACGCCTTCTAAAATTTGGCAAGCAGCTTTTCCCGATCATCCGGTAGTGGTTCTGTCCGGGCCGAATTTATCCAAAGAAATTGAACAGGGCTTGCCGGCGGCAACGGTGGTGGCTGGGATCGATGCAGTGGCCACAGAAACGGCACAGGTTATTTTTGCCTCCGATCGATTTCGGGTCTATACCAGTAATGACCCAATTGGCACTGAGCTAGGCGGTACGCTCAAGAATGTAATTGCGATCGCCACTGGGGTTTGCGATGGCTTGAATTTGGGTACTAATGCTAAGTCGGCCTTAATTACCCGCGCTCTGCCGGAGATCATTCGGATTGGGAGCCAATTGGGAGCGCAGCCGGAAACATTTTTTGGCCTGTCGGGGATGGGCGATCTGCTGGCCACCTGTAGTAGTCCGCTTAGCCGGAATTATCGGGTTGGGTTTGGCTTGGCACAGGGCAAAAGCCTGGAGCAAATTTTGGCGGAAATTAAAAGCACCGCCGAGGGTGTAAATACCGCAAAAGTGCTGGTGCATCTGGCTAATAATGAAAGAATCCCGATCCCGATTTCCCGCCAGGTCTATCGCTTGCTGAAGGGTAAAATCACCCCCCAAGAGGCAGTTGAAACATTGATGGAACGCGATCTCAAACCAGAATTCTGCGATCTGTTTGAGGAAGAGTAG
- the glpK gene encoding glycerol kinase GlpK, producing the protein MTDHKYVLALDLGTTGNRAILFDKNGNVFAQEYKELTQHYPQPGWLEHDPIEIWQGVLRCMQRVVKNNGVNAEEIAAIGLTVQRETCLLWDKNTGEPLHNAIVWQDRRTAPMCKELAAAGHAADIRDRTGLVLDAYFSATKLAWLLNWVKEHKPEVDLEQVQAGTVDTWVLWNLTKGVHATDHSNASRTMLMNLGTEQWDYSLLELFNIPPRIMPKIQPSMSLFGQIDAEFLGAAIPVMAIFGDQQASLFAHGGDQPGMLKCTYGTGCFLISQMGHEIGGKSSPELLATVAWSQSQPDGSMKVNYAVEGAMFTTGACIQWLRDGIQLIKSAPETEAMCNQVESTNGVYFVPALSGLGAPHWDMNARGAFLGITGGVKREHMVRSVLESIAYQVKEVVNSMNKNSSSPVSYLKVDGGASQNNFLMQFQADALGIPVERPVILDATAQGAAFGAGLAAGFWDSYAELIKARKVDRVFEPGAGQTYVEANFPTWQKAVARAKNWIE; encoded by the coding sequence ATGACCGATCATAAATATGTATTAGCGCTTGACCTTGGTACTACGGGCAATCGCGCCATTTTGTTTGACAAAAACGGTAATGTGTTTGCTCAGGAATATAAGGAATTAACTCAACATTATCCACAGCCCGGTTGGTTGGAGCATGACCCGATCGAGATCTGGCAAGGTGTGCTGCGTTGTATGCAAAGGGTGGTTAAAAATAATGGTGTTAACGCTGAGGAAATCGCCGCGATCGGCCTGACCGTGCAGCGCGAAACCTGCTTACTGTGGGATAAAAATACTGGCGAGCCCCTGCATAATGCAATTGTCTGGCAAGATCGACGCACCGCGCCCATGTGTAAAGAACTGGCAGCGGCGGGACATGCTGCTGATATCCGCGATCGCACTGGTCTGGTCTTAGACGCTTATTTTTCGGCTACCAAACTGGCCTGGTTATTAAACTGGGTAAAAGAGCATAAACCGGAGGTCGATTTAGAGCAGGTGCAGGCAGGAACCGTTGATACCTGGGTGTTGTGGAATCTAACCAAAGGAGTACATGCCACCGATCATAGTAATGCTAGCCGCACCATGCTGATGAATCTGGGAACAGAACAGTGGGATTATAGTTTGCTGGAGCTGTTTAATATTCCGCCTCGAATCATGCCTAAAATCCAGCCCAGTATGAGCTTGTTTGGCCAGATTGATGCGGAGTTTTTAGGTGCAGCGATCCCGGTTATGGCAATCTTTGGCGATCAACAGGCTTCACTGTTTGCCCACGGTGGCGATCAACCTGGCATGTTGAAATGCACCTATGGCACTGGCTGCTTTTTGATCTCGCAAATGGGGCATGAAATTGGTGGTAAATCCAGCCCTGAATTGCTGGCAACGGTGGCCTGGAGCCAGTCACAACCCGATGGCAGCATGAAAGTTAATTATGCAGTGGAAGGGGCAATGTTCACTACTGGTGCATGTATTCAATGGCTGCGGGATGGAATTCAGTTAATTAAATCTGCACCTGAGACCGAGGCAATGTGTAATCAGGTGGAAAGTACCAATGGGGTCTATTTTGTGCCCGCATTAAGTGGCCTTGGTGCGCCCCATTGGGATATGAATGCCCGTGGTGCTTTTTTGGGGATCACTGGCGGCGTAAAGCGAGAACACATGGTCAGGTCGGTGTTGGAGTCGATCGCCTACCAGGTGAAAGAGGTGGTTAACTCCATGAATAAAAACTCCAGTAGCCCAGTTTCCTATTTAAAAGTAGATGGTGGCGCAAGCCAGAATAATTTCTTGATGCAGTTCCAGGCTGATGCGCTGGGGATTCCGGTGGAGCGTCCGGTGATTCTGGATGCCACGGCTCAGGGGGCGGCGTTTGGCGCTGGCTTAGCGGCTGGCTTTTGGGATAGCTACGCGGAGCTGATCAAGGCTAGAAAAGTCGATCGGGTGTTTGAACCGGGTGCAGGCCAAACCTATGTAGAGGCCAACTTCCCCACCTGGCAAAAGGCGGTGGCACGGGCTAAGAATTGGATTGAATAA
- the glpD gene encoding glycerol-3-phosphate dehydrogenase yields MRDFQAIQGQTYDLIVIGGGINGAAVARDAALRGLKPILIEKGDFSGATSSWSTRLVHGGLRYLEYFEFALVRESLHEREILLRTAPHLVRPLMLTVPVYAGRSRRFWKIRAGMLLYDIFSFDKTLPAHRILPGQKFRQLFRHMDPENLVGGAQYYDAQAVYAERICLENILSAQAAGAVALNYVQVTQLERNDRQISKVVCRDRITKTEFAIDVSPNAVVINTSGPWVDQVCQLGHRGDQDQPIGSTKRIGGTKGSHIVVDRFPGAPDSALYVEAKTDGRPFFIVPWLNRVLVGTTDIPFNGNLEAIKASNDEIDYLITETNNIIPSAQLTRQDVKFTYSGVRPLPNEEGKKPGSITRKHILYDHRQEGVDNMISLVGGKLTTFRHVGEELVDAAYRKMGKAVPACPTLTKPLPGAIFPNDERIQKAVQDYRHQLPIATIDHLFNIYGARAMEVLALIDQEPELAEPLGDRLPDIKAQVLFAVEAEMAHTITDIVRRRTTLAMQANYGLDVLPVISEVLQKYCNRPEHKCDREIEDFYEYMRDNCIPDYQLEQPELAQKFMLT; encoded by the coding sequence ATGCGGGATTTTCAAGCAATCCAAGGTCAGACTTATGATCTGATTGTGATTGGTGGTGGAATTAATGGTGCAGCGGTGGCTAGGGATGCGGCTCTGCGTGGCCTGAAGCCAATTTTGATCGAGAAAGGTGACTTTAGCGGTGCTACCTCTAGCTGGTCAACGCGATTGGTGCATGGCGGGCTGCGCTATTTGGAATATTTTGAGTTTGCACTGGTGCGCGAATCCCTGCATGAGCGGGAAATTCTGCTAAGAACTGCGCCCCATTTGGTTCGGCCATTAATGTTAACCGTGCCGGTTTATGCGGGGCGATCGCGGCGATTTTGGAAAATCCGCGCCGGGATGCTGCTCTATGACATTTTTAGCTTTGATAAAACCCTGCCAGCCCACCGCATCTTACCTGGCCAAAAATTCAGACAATTGTTCCGCCATATGGACCCAGAGAACCTGGTGGGCGGGGCACAATATTATGATGCTCAGGCGGTCTATGCGGAGCGGATTTGCTTAGAGAATATATTATCGGCGCAGGCTGCTGGTGCGGTGGCGCTAAATTATGTGCAAGTTACTCAATTAGAGCGCAACGATCGCCAGATTAGCAAAGTAGTCTGCCGCGATCGGATTACTAAAACTGAATTTGCGATCGATGTGAGCCCCAATGCCGTCGTAATCAATACCTCTGGCCCCTGGGTTGATCAGGTCTGTCAGCTTGGCCACAGGGGCGATCAAGATCAACCGATCGGCTCAACCAAGCGGATTGGTGGCACCAAAGGCAGTCATATTGTGGTCGATCGTTTTCCTGGCGCACCGGATAGTGCGTTGTATGTGGAGGCCAAGACCGATGGCCGGCCTTTCTTCATTGTGCCCTGGCTCAATCGGGTGCTAGTGGGGACTACGGATATTCCTTTTAATGGCAACTTAGAGGCGATCAAAGCCAGCAATGACGAAATCGATTATCTAATTACGGAAACCAATAACATTATTCCTTCGGCACAGCTAACCCGCCAGGATGTGAAGTTTACCTACTCTGGGGTGCGCCCATTGCCCAATGAGGAAGGTAAAAAGCCAGGTAGTATTACCCGCAAGCATATTCTGTACGATCATCGCCAGGAAGGGGTAGATAATATGATTTCACTGGTGGGTGGTAAGCTCACCACGTTCCGGCATGTGGGTGAAGAATTGGTGGATGCGGCCTATCGCAAAATGGGCAAAGCAGTACCTGCCTGTCCTACCCTGACCAAACCTTTACCAGGGGCGATCTTTCCCAATGATGAGCGGATTCAAAAAGCGGTGCAGGACTATCGCCACCAGTTACCGATCGCCACGATCGATCATCTGTTCAACATCTACGGTGCTAGGGCAATGGAAGTGCTAGCGCTCATCGATCAAGAGCCCGAATTAGCCGAGCCCTTGGGCGATCGCCTGCCGGATATCAAAGCCCAGGTGTTGTTTGCAGTGGAAGCAGAAATGGCCCATACAATTACCGATATTGTGCGCCGCCGCACCACGCTGGCAATGCAAGCCAACTATGGCCTGGATGTGCTGCCAGTAATTTCTGAGGTGCTGCAAAAATATTGCAATCGCCCTGAGCATAAATGCGATCGGGAAATAGAAGACTTTTACGAATATATGCGCGATAACTGTATTCCCGATTATCAACTAGAGCAACCAGAGTTAGCGCAAAAGTTCATGTTGACCTGA
- a CDS encoding MFS transporter yields the protein MPKERLSFWQLWNMSFGFLGIQFGWGLQMANVSSIFEYLGADADEIPILWLAAPLTGLLVQPIIGKMSDNTWGPLGRRRPYFLVGAILASIALVLMPRSSTLWMAAGLLWILDTSANVSMEPFRAFVGDLLPQEQRTKGFAMQSLLIGLGTVTAAAFPWFLNNIVGISGETSASHAIPATIEISFYVGAAMFLGTVLWTVFTTKEYPPEDMEAFEQQKQEQSGIGGTLQEIYQALREMPVRMRRLAWVQVFTWLGLYCFFLYFPPAVARNIFGATSQTSPLYSDGIEWAGICIAVYNTVCLIFSLLLPVLVKETNRKIAHIICLLCGAVGLISLIFIHDRYLLLVPMVGIGIAWSSILALPYAMLVGALPDDRGGLYMGIFNFFIVLPEVFVSLGLGWVMHNFLGNNRLYAVVLGGLFLIVAAIAALRLEVVPFAGNDPLQPGMIGAEQFTDGDADGIEQEPQSIA from the coding sequence ATGCCCAAAGAGCGCCTGAGTTTTTGGCAACTCTGGAATATGAGTTTTGGTTTTCTGGGAATCCAGTTTGGCTGGGGTTTGCAGATGGCCAACGTTAGCTCCATTTTTGAGTACCTAGGAGCAGATGCCGACGAAATACCGATCCTCTGGTTAGCAGCACCGCTGACGGGGTTACTAGTACAGCCAATCATTGGCAAGATGAGTGATAATACCTGGGGGCCGCTGGGCAGACGCAGACCATATTTTCTGGTGGGGGCAATCCTGGCTTCGATCGCCCTGGTGCTAATGCCGCGATCGTCAACTTTGTGGATGGCAGCCGGATTATTGTGGATTCTTGATACCTCCGCCAATGTCAGTATGGAGCCATTTCGGGCTTTTGTGGGCGATCTTCTCCCCCAAGAGCAACGTACCAAGGGGTTTGCAATGCAGAGCCTGCTAATTGGCCTAGGCACGGTTACGGCGGCCGCATTTCCCTGGTTTTTGAATAATATTGTTGGCATTTCCGGTGAAACCTCGGCCAGCCATGCGATCCCCGCCACGATCGAAATTTCTTTCTATGTCGGTGCGGCGATGTTTTTGGGTACGGTGCTGTGGACAGTATTTACCACCAAAGAATACCCGCCGGAAGACATGGAGGCGTTTGAACAACAAAAACAAGAGCAGAGCGGTATTGGCGGTACTTTGCAGGAAATATATCAAGCGCTGCGGGAAATGCCAGTCCGAATGAGGCGTTTGGCCTGGGTGCAGGTATTTACCTGGCTGGGGTTATATTGCTTCTTTTTATACTTTCCGCCCGCCGTGGCACGGAATATTTTTGGCGCCACAAGCCAAACCTCGCCCCTCTACAGCGATGGGATCGAGTGGGCTGGGATTTGCATCGCGGTATATAACACAGTTTGCTTGATTTTCTCCCTGCTCCTGCCAGTGCTGGTCAAAGAGACTAATCGCAAAATTGCCCACATTATCTGCTTATTGTGTGGTGCAGTGGGTTTAATTTCGCTGATTTTTATTCACGATCGCTACCTCCTACTTGTGCCCATGGTGGGAATTGGGATCGCCTGGTCGAGTATTCTGGCCTTGCCCTATGCGATGCTGGTGGGTGCGTTGCCGGACGATCGCGGTGGCCTGTATATGGGTATTTTTAACTTTTTTATTGTGTTGCCGGAAGTATTTGTATCGCTGGGCTTGGGCTGGGTGATGCATAATTTCTTAGGTAACAATCGCCTCTATGCAGTAGTTCTGGGCGGCTTGTTTTTGATTGTGGCGGCGATCGCGGCGTTGCGGCTGGAAGTGGTGCCTTTTGCTGGCAATGATCCCCTACAGCCTGGCATGATTGGTGCAGAGCAATTTACGGATGGGGATGCTGATGGCATAGAACAGGAACCCCAGTCGATCGCTTAA
- the gghA gene encoding glucosylglycerol hydrolase: protein MVSKASRNIALDEAETQALLDWAAEVEQSNATYLEKAQKLATRLGAHYRPDGKTEIGFWTPELLADVMLPRDIYLEILTPISKIDFRAIEQEASFVCSRLRLRQQGEYLWGVIDGLVPGRRDQAGSFYWLRYLDNMDTLRTIRDVVAYSLPYGVFGPAELYDIEAMHQERADLDYFRQTSIVPAASESTPSEPVTPSQTHISAAATLGTAKSSPATTQVTLPRVPAPVNILQIHVGTATEAGSLEGLNQLFQGISAKLAAGEPLTAAEQNYVGYDAVQLLPIEPTIEYRSEHAQESNFFALTEMGVSEGEATIQFKLYKPNTEDWGYDIPGLAASAINPAVMATLRPDELIDLIATLHNFATGPVQLIYDIVYGHADNQAEELINRQFLKGPNMYGQDLNHQQPTVRAILLEMQRRKINTGCDGIRIDGAQDFRFFNPLTGRVEQDNVYLLAMADVVQNICGYERLMFTVFEDGRPWPEEGWEETSTYRDMIELMPDAFQWGPLIFAHNTPTLAGFWESKWRRVCEVMYQGDRWITGCANHDTIRRGSQVDPKKEINWNLGETLPEVLDNAYDNHAVTLWVYGFSPGLPMDFINATMHAPWMFFRNTDERYGVKVVSEEMGFLYWQVDEELYQRDHIFSQLKELGFANLDQLREFGQSLQDAMTESDYNLNEVVRACQRCLGDEVATCEIDSLKELNRPGMIKFLKELDITQLKEFSIKFMEDCYEVCNVHRYLDRAEPIQAEFNLQLRQFRHQRPWLLNNLSNLDRFNKISGDDRTIFYGVRSNPDDAADKVAMVAHMGGAETTITLGDWLQLDLNKWQLAIASPGLEVENTAKSLRRFQLKDSQGLLLVRKPDQTNAAEFE from the coding sequence TTGGTTAGCAAGGCATCCCGCAATATTGCTCTCGACGAAGCGGAAACCCAAGCATTACTGGATTGGGCAGCCGAGGTTGAGCAATCGAACGCTACATATCTGGAAAAGGCGCAAAAGCTGGCAACCAGGCTGGGTGCTCACTATCGCCCCGATGGTAAAACTGAAATTGGCTTTTGGACTCCGGAACTGCTAGCAGATGTAATGCTACCCAGGGATATTTATTTAGAAATTCTCACGCCGATCAGTAAGATTGACTTTCGGGCGATCGAACAAGAAGCTAGCTTTGTCTGTTCACGGCTGCGATTGCGCCAGCAGGGCGAATATCTCTGGGGCGTAATTGATGGCCTCGTACCAGGCCGCAGAGACCAAGCCGGATCATTCTACTGGCTGCGCTATCTCGACAACATGGACACGTTGCGCACAATCAGGGATGTGGTTGCCTATTCCCTGCCCTATGGTGTATTTGGCCCCGCTGAACTCTACGATATTGAGGCAATGCATCAAGAACGGGCTGATTTGGATTATTTTCGCCAAACCTCGATCGTCCCCGCCGCATCAGAATCCACACCATCAGAACCAGTAACCCCATCGCAAACTCACATCAGTGCTGCTGCTACCTTGGGCACGGCAAAATCCAGTCCAGCCACCACTCAGGTCACACTACCGCGTGTACCGGCTCCAGTTAACATTCTGCAAATCCATGTAGGTACTGCCACCGAAGCTGGATCGCTAGAAGGTCTGAACCAGCTATTTCAGGGTATTTCCGCTAAGTTGGCCGCTGGTGAACCGCTCACTGCCGCGGAACAAAACTACGTTGGCTATGATGCGGTGCAACTATTGCCGATCGAACCGACGATCGAATACCGCAGTGAACATGCCCAGGAAAGTAACTTCTTTGCCCTGACTGAAATGGGCGTATCCGAAGGCGAGGCCACAATTCAATTCAAGTTATATAAACCGAATACCGAGGACTGGGGCTATGATATCCCTGGCTTAGCCGCTTCAGCGATCAACCCGGCCGTGATGGCAACCCTGCGCCCCGATGAGTTGATTGATCTCATCGCCACGCTCCACAACTTTGCCACTGGGCCAGTGCAATTAATTTATGACATTGTCTATGGTCATGCGGACAATCAAGCCGAAGAGTTGATCAATCGTCAATTCCTAAAGGGGCCAAATATGTATGGCCAGGATCTCAACCACCAGCAACCAACTGTCCGCGCCATTCTGCTAGAAATGCAACGCCGCAAAATCAATACTGGCTGTGATGGCATTCGGATTGATGGCGCGCAGGATTTCCGCTTTTTCAATCCCCTCACCGGTCGAGTCGAGCAAGATAATGTTTATTTACTGGCAATGGCGGATGTGGTGCAAAACATCTGTGGCTATGAGCGCTTGATGTTCACCGTTTTTGAAGATGGTCGCCCTTGGCCGGAAGAAGGCTGGGAAGAGACTTCCACCTATCGGGACATGATTGAATTAATGCCCGATGCGTTTCAATGGGGGCCCTTGATTTTTGCCCACAATACGCCCACCTTAGCTGGTTTTTGGGAAAGTAAGTGGCGACGGGTATGCGAGGTAATGTATCAAGGCGATCGCTGGATTACTGGCTGTGCCAATCATGACACCATTAGGCGTGGTAGTCAGGTCGATCCTAAAAAGGAAATTAATTGGAATCTGGGCGAGACCCTACCCGAAGTCCTCGATAATGCCTACGATAATCATGCTGTCACCCTCTGGGTCTATGGCTTTAGTCCAGGTTTGCCGATGGACTTTATCAATGCCACCATGCATGCCCCCTGGATGTTTTTCCGCAATACTGACGAACGCTATGGGGTCAAGGTGGTTTCTGAGGAAATGGGCTTTTTATATTGGCAGGTAGACGAAGAACTTTACCAGCGCGATCATATTTTTAGTCAGCTCAAGGAACTGGGTTTTGCCAATTTAGATCAATTGCGGGAATTTGGCCAATCGCTCCAGGATGCCATGACTGAGAGTGATTATAATCTCAACGAGGTGGTGCGAGCCTGTCAACGCTGCCTTGGTGATGAGGTGGCCACCTGTGAGATCGACTCCCTCAAAGAACTCAATCGTCCCGGCATGATCAAGTTTCTGAAAGAACTAGATATCACTCAGCTCAAGGAGTTTTCAATCAAGTTTATGGAGGATTGCTACGAAGTTTGCAATGTCCACCGCTACCTTGACAGGGCTGAGCCGATCCAGGCTGAGTTCAACCTGCAACTACGACAGTTCCGTCATCAACGCCCCTGGCTGCTAAATAACCTATCCAATCTCGATCGCTTCAACAAAATTAGTGGCGACGATCGCACCATTTTTTATGGTGTCCGCAGCAACCCCGATGATGCGGCCGATAAGGTGGCGATGGTAGCGCATATGGGCGGCGCAGAAACGACAATTACCCTGGGCGATTGGCTACAGCTTGACCTGAACAAATGGCAATTGGCGATCGCTTCGCCTGGGCTGGAGGTAGAAAATACCGCCAAGAGCTTACGTCGCTTTCAACTCAAAGATAGCCAGGGCTTGCTGTTGGTTCGTAAACCAGATCAAACCAATGCGGCGGAGTTTGAGTAA